From Flavobacterium sp. 102, a single genomic window includes:
- a CDS encoding 2-oxoglutarate dehydrogenase E1 component, which produces MDRFSFLNAAHTEFFADLYEQYLQNPDSVEPSWRAFLQGFDFGMTTYNEENATEQMIGAFTGNQDCSIVSDKLQKEFNVLRLIDGYRTRGHLFTRTNPVRDRRVYEPNLDLQNFGLSSADLETVFDAAKILGKQPSTLNQILAHLKSMYCQHIGIEYMHMENPVFVNWVQERINKNDNQPSFDAEQKKHILGKLNEAVSFENFLHTKYVGQKRFSLEGGESIIPALDALIEAAAEKGVEHFVMGMAHRGRLNTLANIFGKATQDIFSEFDGKDYDKEYFDGDVKYHLGLTSERKTQSGKKININLAPNPSHLETVGAVIEGITRAKQDKYFPEDFSKVLPIAVHGDAAVAGQGIVYEIVQMAQLDGYKTGGTIHIVINNQVGFTTNYLDARSSTYCTDVAKVTLSPILHVNSDDAEAVVHAMLFALDFRMEFGRDVFIDLLGYRKYGHNEGDEPRFTQPLLYKLIARHKNPRDIYSEQLITAGIVDAAYITKIENEYKAKLDENLQASRKKDLTIIKPFLQDAWEGFVQVSDDEMLKKVDTTFDKKKLDTILETISTLPSDKKFISKISKIVTDRKTMYNNDTIDWGTAETLAYGSLLTEGYDVRLSGQDVERGTFSHRHAVVKVEDSEEEVVLLNTLKDKKGKFNVFNSFLSEYGVLGFDYGYALANPNALTIWEAQFGDFSNGAQIMIDQYISCGEDKWNNQNGIVLLLPHGYEGQGAEHSSARMERYLQLCAKHNMYVADCTTPANFYHLLRRQMKTKFRKPLVVFSPKSLLRHPLCVSTREELYKGSFQEVIDDNSIDKKKVKTVVFCTGKFYYDIVAERENLNRNDVALVRIEQLFPLPVDQLKAVIASYPNADDFVWAQEEPKNMGAYSYMLMNFDLVPWRLASLKAYAAPAAGSHTRDRRRHADAIRMVFDKNLFR; this is translated from the coding sequence ATGGATAGGTTTTCCTTTTTAAACGCAGCACACACCGAATTTTTTGCCGATTTATACGAACAATACCTTCAAAATCCTGATAGCGTAGAACCAAGTTGGAGAGCCTTTTTACAAGGTTTCGACTTTGGAATGACGACCTATAACGAGGAAAATGCTACCGAACAAATGATTGGTGCATTTACCGGTAATCAGGATTGTAGTATCGTTTCGGATAAATTGCAAAAAGAATTTAACGTATTACGATTAATTGACGGCTATAGAACTCGCGGTCACTTATTTACCAGAACCAATCCGGTTCGTGACAGAAGAGTTTATGAGCCGAATTTAGACTTGCAAAACTTCGGTTTGTCTTCGGCTGATTTGGAGACTGTTTTTGATGCGGCTAAAATTCTAGGAAAACAACCTTCAACATTAAACCAAATCTTAGCGCATTTGAAAAGCATGTATTGCCAACACATTGGTATCGAATACATGCACATGGAAAATCCTGTTTTTGTGAATTGGGTTCAAGAAAGAATCAACAAAAATGACAACCAACCAAGTTTCGATGCCGAGCAAAAGAAACACATTCTAGGCAAACTAAACGAAGCGGTTTCGTTTGAGAACTTTTTGCATACGAAATATGTAGGCCAAAAGCGTTTTTCATTAGAAGGTGGCGAAAGCATTATTCCGGCTTTAGACGCTTTAATTGAAGCAGCAGCGGAAAAAGGCGTAGAGCATTTCGTAATGGGAATGGCGCACAGAGGAAGATTGAATACGTTAGCCAATATTTTTGGCAAAGCGACTCAAGATATTTTCTCCGAATTTGACGGAAAAGATTACGATAAAGAGTATTTCGATGGTGACGTTAAGTACCATTTAGGTTTAACGTCTGAAAGAAAAACCCAATCGGGTAAAAAAATCAATATCAATTTGGCACCCAATCCATCTCACTTGGAAACCGTTGGCGCCGTGATTGAAGGAATTACCCGTGCCAAACAAGACAAATATTTTCCGGAAGATTTCTCGAAAGTATTGCCAATCGCCGTTCACGGTGATGCGGCTGTGGCCGGACAAGGAATCGTATACGAAATTGTGCAAATGGCGCAATTAGACGGCTACAAAACCGGAGGAACGATTCATATTGTCATCAACAACCAAGTTGGTTTTACGACCAATTATTTAGACGCACGTTCATCAACGTATTGTACTGATGTGGCCAAAGTGACTTTGTCGCCAATTCTTCACGTGAATTCAGACGATGCAGAAGCCGTGGTTCATGCCATGTTATTTGCATTGGATTTCAGAATGGAATTCGGAAGAGATGTTTTCATCGATTTACTTGGTTATAGAAAATACGGTCACAACGAAGGCGATGAACCTCGTTTTACCCAACCATTATTATACAAACTGATTGCCCGTCATAAAAACCCGAGAGACATTTATTCAGAGCAATTAATTACTGCCGGAATTGTTGACGCGGCTTATATTACCAAAATAGAAAACGAATACAAGGCCAAATTGGATGAAAATCTTCAAGCTTCCCGCAAGAAAGATTTGACCATTATCAAGCCTTTTTTACAAGATGCTTGGGAAGGTTTTGTTCAGGTTTCAGATGACGAAATGTTGAAAAAAGTAGATACTACTTTCGACAAAAAGAAGTTGGATACTATCTTAGAAACGATTTCGACTTTACCGTCAGACAAAAAATTCATCAGCAAGATTTCTAAAATCGTAACCGATAGAAAAACGATGTACAACAACGATACTATCGATTGGGGAACAGCGGAAACGTTAGCTTATGGATCGTTATTAACCGAAGGTTATGATGTTCGTTTATCCGGACAAGACGTGGAAAGAGGAACATTCTCTCACCGTCATGCTGTCGTAAAAGTAGAAGACAGCGAAGAAGAAGTAGTATTACTGAATACTTTAAAGGACAAAAAAGGGAAGTTCAATGTATTTAATTCCTTCCTTTCAGAATATGGCGTTCTGGGGTTTGATTACGGTTATGCTCTAGCCAATCCAAACGCATTAACGATTTGGGAAGCGCAGTTTGGAGATTTCTCTAACGGTGCCCAAATCATGATTGACCAATACATCTCGTGTGGTGAAGACAAATGGAACAACCAAAACGGAATCGTATTATTGTTGCCTCACGGTTACGAAGGACAAGGAGCAGAGCACTCTTCGGCGCGTATGGAACGTTACTTACAACTGTGTGCTAAACACAATATGTATGTGGCGGATTGTACGACTCCGGCGAATTTTTACCACTTGTTGCGTCGCCAAATGAAAACTAAATTCCGCAAACCCTTGGTGGTATTCTCGCCAAAAAGTTTGTTGCGTCACCCATTGTGCGTTTCTACTCGTGAGGAATTGTACAAAGGTAGTTTCCAAGAGGTGATTGATGACAATTCAATCGACAAGAAAAAAGTAAAAACCGTAGTGTTCTGTACCGGAAAATTCTATTACGATATTGTAGCCGAAAGAGAAAATTTAAACAGAAATGACGTAGCTTTGGTACGCATCGAGCAGTTGTTCCCGTTACCGGTAGACCAATTGAAAGCCGTGATTGCCAGTTATCCAAATGCAGACGATTTCGTTTGGGCACAAGAAGAACCGAAAAACATGGGCGCTTACAGTTATATGCTAATGAATTTCGACTTGGTGCCATGGAGATTGGCTTCGTTAAAAGCGTATGCCGCACCGGCCGCTGGAAGTCACACAAGAGACAGAAGAAGACATGCTGATGCTATCAGAATGGTATTTGACAAGAATTTATTCAGATAA